In Diorhabda sublineata isolate icDioSubl1.1 chromosome 4, icDioSubl1.1, whole genome shotgun sequence, a single window of DNA contains:
- the LOC130442339 gene encoding GPI mannosyltransferase 4: MKKKGNNYNVYYYFLVLIRILLVFIPQTGYIHPDEFFQSLEVLAGKLLDVQCSPPWEFNVTTPIRSMTIPYFTMGLSYTFLRDANDLSKSYFNQALLTPYMLLTIPRFIMCLLTFLIDYCLYKICINNNEKYKSRLIMLASSYIIIIYGTRTFSNTIELILFSLLLYFVGESLIFNNTLLKKKDYINYRYEQCKTTADKAKFHKLKLYLVSDSYRNCFVISTITVFGFFNRPTFLAYSVIPIFFWLYRGIGKKTISPLTLNCRVLVFALCSIPSFLFNILVDSFYYGHITWGEIGMLDVTMDKFVFTPLNFLKYNSNLDNLAVHGLHPRFLHVLVNIPLLFNLLGIFALCTVGKYVYLCYLKKFNLLPSLRSIKCLMTLSFIVPLAALSIFPHQEPRFLIPLIFPLIYLYASSILPETDVALVEVPNVPYVTQSRKTFNNYSFIRIWLMLNFIFSLFYGFLHQGGVYQATEYLSLQMKVVPTNVQYNIITSHVYSIPESLFLQKSGYQLYLKGKKNSILKKKVFLYEEGSRNVSSVLEKTVGIIKSSTKQFKTFLLISGSLDDDLDYAVRKTNIRLYMIKKFSLHLSLEALPNLTTYCLEFTKFLYGNNCLPLPIDEYIKWLYSLFTLNLYRVELNN, from the exons atgaagaaaaaggGAAATAATTACAATGTGTATTATTATTTCCTAGTTTTAATCCGAATACTATTAGTTTTTATACCCCAAACTGGCTATATTCATCCAGATGAATTTTTCCAATCTTTGGAAGTTTTAGCAG GGAAACTTCTAGATGTTCAATGTAGTCCACCATGGGAATTTAATGTAACCACTCCCATACGCAGCATGACAATTCCTTATTTCACCATGGGATTAAGTTACACATTTTTAAGAGACGCAAATGATCTAAGCAAATCTTATTTTAACCAAGCCTTGCTAACACCTTATATGCTGCTTACTATCCCTAGGTTCATAATGTGTCTATTAACTTTCCTTATAGACTACTGTCTATACAAAATCTGcattaataataatgagaaatataaaTCACGATTAATAATGTTAGCTAGCTCATATATTATCATCATTTATGGTACTAGGACGTTTTCAAATACTATCGAGTTGATTCTGTTTTCCCTATTGTTGTATTTTGTTGGTGAAAGTTTGATTTTTAACAATACtttattgaagaaaaaggaCTATATAAATTATAGATATGAACAATGTAAAACAACAGCTGATAAAGCAaagtttcataaattaaaaCTTTACTTGGTATCAGATTCCTATAGAAATTGCTTTGTTATTAGCACTATAACAGTTTTCGGTTTCTTCAATAGACCAACTTTCCTAGCATATTCAGTTATTCCCATATTTTTCTGGTTATACAGAGGTATTGGTAAGAAAACAATTTCTCCTCTAACTCTCAATTGCAGGGTACTAGTCTTCGCCTTATGCTCAATCCcttcatttctttttaatatattagttgattcattttattatgGTCATATAACTTGGGGGGAAATTGGTATGTTGGATGTTACTAtggataaatttgttttcactccattaaatttcttgaaatataataGCAATTTGGATAATTTGGCTGTACATGGATTGCATCCTAGATTTTTGCATGTCCTGGTGAATATTcctttactttttaatttacTGGGAATTTTCGCTCTCTGCACAGTaggaaaatatgtatattt gTGTTATTTGAAGAAGTTCAACCTACTACCATCACTAAGAAGTATTAAATGCCTGATGACTCTCTCATTCATAGTCCCTTTGGCAGCTTTGTCAATATTTCCCCATCAAGAACCACGTTTTTTAATTCCACTCATTTTCCCATTAATCTATCTGTATGCCTCATCTATACTACCAGAAACTGATGTAGCTTTAGTTGAAGTTCCTAACGTACCATATGTAACACAATCaagaaaaacattcaataattatagttttattagaatttggTTGATGTTGAACTTTatattcagtttattttatggttttttgcATCAAGGTGGAGTGTACCAAGCTACAGAATATTTATCTCTCCAGATGAAGGTAGTGCCAACTAATGTTCAGTACAATATCATAACTAGTCATGTATATTCAATACCAGAGtcgttatttttacaaaaatcggGTTATCAACTGTACTTAAAAGGTAAGAAGAatagtattttaaaaaagaaggtGTTTCTTTATGAAGAAGGTTCTAGAAACGTTTCTTCCGTCCTTGAAAAAACTGTAGGTATTATAAAGAGCTCTActaaacaatttaaaacttttcttttgATATCTGGTAGTCTCGATGATGATCTTGATTATGCTGTAAGGAAAACAAATATAAGATTATATATGATCAAAAAGTTCAGTCTTCATTTGAGTTTAGAGGCTCTTCCTAATTTAACTACTTATTGCTTggaattcacaaaatttttgtatggtAATAATTGTTTGCCTTTACCCATTGACGAGTATATTAAATGGCTTTATAGTCTTTTTACTCTTAATCTATATAGAGTGGAATtgaacaattaa
- the LOC130442341 gene encoding peptidylprolyl isomerase domain and WD repeat-containing protein 1 — MSDSDEKTNKKRSIELEEGSDSDGFVGPTLAEAAKPKKRKILQYENLYLESLPSSESYEKSYMHRDIVTHCVVSATDFIITASYDGHIKFWKKMETGIEFVKHFRSHLGPIVKLTCNSEGTLLCSASSDKSLKIFDVVNFDMINMMRLDFVPGTVEWIHGSGEPIHTLAVSDKESPKIYVYDGRGDIKPIKILEKIHMNPIALIRYNHRFDVAISVDKKGMLEYWQGSKHDYDFPKNVAFDSKLDTDLFEFAKNKTIPTGLSFSNDGRKFATISTDRRIRIFNFVTGKLLLVLDESLPRFTEHQQKTQQLPNMEFGRRMAIERDLEKSESFELANVVFDESGYFIMYATLLGIKLINVHTNRCVKIIGKNENLRMLNIALYQGSAKKSKAAVTLEIEASNNPTLDAILPDPTLICTAYKKSRFYLFTRREPDDLQGDQDRDVFNEKPSKEDTLAAAENPVVQRLYDNAILHTVFGDIHIKLFVKDTPKTVENFCVHSKNGYYNGHIFHRVIKGFMIQTGDPTGNGTGGESIWGGEFEDEIRTHLKHDRPYTVSMANAGPNTNGSQFFITLTPTPWLDNKHTVFGRVVKGMEVVQNISNVKTNAKTDKPYDDIRIISVTVK, encoded by the exons atgagtGATTcagatgaaaaaacaaataaaaaacgatCAATTGAATTGGAAGAGGGTTCTGATTCAGATGGCTTTGTTGGACCTACCTTAGCCGAAGCTGCGAAGCCGAAAAAGCGCAAAATTCTCCAGTATGAAAATCTCTACTTGGAAAGTTTACCTTCTTCAGAATCTTACGAAAAAAGTTACATGCACAGGGACATTGTAACGCATTGTGTTGTCTCTGCTACTGATTTTATCATTACTGCAAGTTACGATGGACacataaaattttggaaaaaaatggaaactggaaTTGAATTTGTAAAACATTTTAGGAGTCATCTAGGACCCATTGTAAAATTAACTTGTAATAGCGAAGGAACCTTACTTTGTTCAGCATCTTCTGATAAGTCCCTCAAGATATTCGACGTGGTTAATTTTGATATGATCAATATGATGAG acTAGATTTTGTTCCTGGTACAGTAGAATGGATACATGGTTCAGGGGAACCCATACATACTTTAGCTGTGTCAGATAAAGAATCaccaaaaatttatgtatatgaTGGTAGGGGAGATATTAAACCAATTAAAATACTTGAAAAGATTCATATGAATCCCATTGCACTTATAAGGTATAATCATAGATTTGATGTTGCTATTTCAGTAGATAAAAAAGGAATGTTGG aatATTGGCAAGGTAGTAAACATGATTACGATTTCCCAAAAAATGTGGCATTTGATTCTAAGTTGGATACTGATCTTTTTGAATttgctaaaaataaaactataccAACTGGATTATCATTTTCTAATGATGGAAGAAAATTTGCAACTATTTCCACTGATAGAAGAATTAggatatttaattttgttacagGAAAATTG ttattaGTTTTGGATGAAAGTTTACCAAGGTTTACGGAGCATCAACAAAAGACGCAACAATTAccaaatatggaattcggtagaaGAATGGCAATAGAAAGAGATTTAGAAAAATCCGAGAGTTTTGAATTAGCGAATGTCGTTTTTGATGAAAGCGGATATTTTATAATGTATGCTACTCTTCTGGGAATCAAATTGATTAATGTACACACTAATAGATGTGTTAAAATTATAggcaaaaatgaaaatttaagaaTGCTCAACATTGCCCTTTATCAAG GTTCTGCGAAAAAATCGAAAGCAGCCGTTACTCTAGAAATAGAAGCCTCAAATAACCCCACGTTGGATGCAATCCTTCCAGATCCTACATTAATCTGCACTGCTTACAAAAAATCGCGGTTTTACCTGTTCACTCGTAGAGAACCCGACGATTTACAAGGGGATCAAGATAGAGatgttttcaatgaaaaacCATCTAAAGAAGATACTCTAGCAGCAGCGGAAAACCCTGTAGTTCAACGTTTATACGATAACGCCATTCTTCACACAGTTTTCGGAGATATCCACATAAAGTTGTTTGTTAAAGATACACCAAAGActgtagaaaatttttgtgtacataGTAAAAATGGATATTATAACGGTCACATATTCCATAGAGTTATAAAGGGATTTATGATCCAAAcag gtGATCCAACTGGTAACGGTACAGGAGGAGAGAGTATATGGGGCGGAGAGTTTGAAGATGAAATTCGTACTCATTTGAAACATGATCGGCCATACACAGTATCAATGGCTAATGCTGGTCCAAATACAAACGGtagtcaatttttcatcaccTTAACTCCTACTCCATGGTTGGATAACAAACATACAGTTTTTGGTAGAGTAGTTAAAGGGATGGAAGTTGTGCAAAATATCAGTAACGTCAAGACAAATGCAAAAACTGACAAACCATATGATGATATTCGCATAATTTCAGTTACTGTTAagtaa
- the LOC130442342 gene encoding 60S ribosomal protein L6, with protein MAEKKAEKKPAGDASAKVHKPGKPRNYDLGNGVLRFSRTKMFHKKALYKFVGKKVEAKKKPQKPQVIEKPIGGEKNGGKRFVLVKKRRAYYPTQDRIKARPARKCFSQHKRSIRSSITPGTVLILLAGSHKGKRVVFLKQLYSGLLLVTGPFGINACPLRRISQRYVIATSTKIDVSGVELPKNLNDEYFARKRQKRAKKTEGDIFQTKKESYKVSDERKADQKKVDAQVMAAIKKHPDHKVLLPYLSAMWGLRSSQYPHRMKF; from the exons ATGGCTGAGAAAAAGGCTGAAAAGAAGCCAGCTGGCGATGCATCTGCGAAGGTGCACAAACCAGGAAAACCTAGAAACTATGATTTAGGAAATGGAGTACTTAGGTTTTCCAGAACtaaaatgtttcacaaaaaagCTTTGTACAAATTTGTTGGAAAGAAAGTAGAGGCTAAAAAGAAGCCTCAAAAACCTCAGGTGATCGAAAAACCAATAGGCGGAGAAAAAAATGGAGGAAAACGTTTTGTTTTGGTGAAAAAACGTAGGGCCTATTATCCAACACAAGACAG aattaaagCAAGGCCAGCAAGAAAGtgtttcagtcaacacaaacgTTCTATAAGAAGTAGCATTACTCCAGGAACAGTTCTTATTCTTCTGGCTGGATCACACAAAGGAAAGAGGGTTGTTTTCCTTAAACAATTGTATTCTGGACTTCTCTTAGTAACTG GTCCATTTGGAATCAATGCCTGTCCTTTAAGACGCATTAGCCAACGTTATGTCATTGCCACATCTACCAAAATTGATGTCAGTGGAGTAGAACTTCCTAAAAATCTTAACGATGAATATTTTGCTAGAAAAAGGCAAAAGAGGGCCAAGAAAACTGAAGGAGATATTTTCCAAACTAAGAAAGAG AGTTACAAAGTAAGCGACGAAAGAAAAGCTGATCAAAAGAAAGTTGATGCACAAGTTATGGCTGCGATTAAAAAACATCCCGACCATAAAGTACTGTTACCTTACTTGTCGGCTATGTGGGGTCTTAGATCATCGCAATACCCTCATAGAATGAAGTTTTAG